A stretch of the Colias croceus chromosome 13, ilColCroc2.1 genome encodes the following:
- the LOC123696623 gene encoding monocarboxylate transporter 10: MDKDQDLVESSDLLSGTVRPKSVEPEIINSTSNDPPDGGFRAYSIVIGSFLTNGLLFGVINSYSVIYTVLQKRLRDENVPNADSKAALVGALTMGTTFLLSPLSGVLTGLLGLRLTAVLGGSIATGSLLLTSFVVDHVDALYFTYGIMYGLGASLAYTPSLAILGHYFKRYLGRVNGFVTIGSSIFTVIMPSLMKHMIENYGLPWMFRLLAVFTFGIALCGLLFKPIPLVVIEKPSREKNTFKALIKTIVNVQIWKNRKYRLWALSMPVALFGYFVPYVHIQEFIEKTFTNVNVTLPLQCIGATSGLGRLMFGILADKKGIDRILLQQISFYVIGTLTIILPFVKSFELFIVICLGMGIFDGAFIALIGPIAFEFCGSAYAAQAIGCMLGLSATPLSIGPPLAAKLYTFYESYTLPFVLAGISPIIGASLMFTIRFRCRKDERKGASTNGHLSSTQDIEKPPSPLLRQNGVSQQTTL; encoded by the exons atggatAAGGATCAAGACCTAGTGGAAAGCAGTGATTTACTGTCGGGAACAGTAAGGCCAAAATCTGTAGAACcagaaattattaatagtacATCAAATGATCCACCCGATGGGGGTTTTAGAGCATATTCCATAGTAATCGGTTCTTTTTTAACAAATGGACTATTATTTGGTGTAATAAATTCCTACAGTGTTATATATACAGTGCTTCAAAAGCGATTGCGAGATGAAAATGTTCCTAATGCGGACAGTAAAGCAG CCTTGGTTGGAGCTTTGACAATGGGCACAACGTTCCTACTGTCGCCACTGTCGGGCGTTCTCACTGGTCTCCTGGGGCTGCGACTGACTGCTGTTCTGGGAGGCTCCATTGCTACGGGAAGTTTGCTCCTTACGTCCTTTGTCGTTGACCACGTAGATGCCCTTTACTTCACCTATGGGATTATGTACGGGTTGGGCGCGTCCCTCGCGTATACTCCTTCCTTGGCCATACTCGGACATTACTTCAAGAGATACTTGGGACGCGTCAACGGCTTCGTCACTATAGGCAGTTCTATCTTCACTGTCATCATGCCGTCGCTCATGAAACATATGATTGAGAACTACGGTCTTCCGTGGATGTTCAGACTCTTAGCTGTATTCACGTTCGGAATTGCTCTTTGCGGTTTACTATTCAAACCGATCCCGCTTGTTGTAATAGAAAAACCGTCACGTGAGAAAAATACTTTCAAAGCCCTCATAAAAACTATAGTAAATGTTCAGATATGGAAGAATAGGAAATACCGACTGTGGGCCCTATCTATGCCGGTCGCTTTGTTCGGATATTTCGTTCCTTATGTTCATATTCAAgagtttattgaaaaaaccTTTACAAATGTTAATGTTACGTTACCCCTTCAATGCATCGGTGCTACATCTGGTCTGGGAAGGCTAATGTTTGGTATTTTAGCTGATAAAAAGGGCATTGATAGGATCCTGTTGCAACAGATATCTTTTTATGTCATTGGGACGTTGACGATAATTTTGCCTTTCGTGAAATCATTCGAACTGTTCATTGTGATATGTTTAGGTATGGGTATATTCGATGGTGCATTTATAGCTTTGATAGGTCCGATAGCGTTTGAATTTTGTGGGAGTGCTTATGCCGCTCAAGCTATAGGGTGTATGTTAGGATTGTCAGCGACACCTTTGTCTATTGGTCCCCCGTTAGCAGCTAAACTCTACACGTTCTATGAATCGTATACATTACCCTTCGTGTTGGCAGGAATATCTCCTATAATTGGTGCTTCACTTATGTTTACTATTCGTTTCCGATGTCGAAAGGATGAAAGAAAAGGGGCTAGCACAAATGGACACCTTTCTAGTACACAAGATATTG AAAAGCCGCCATCTCCGTTGCTGCGTCAAAATGGCGTCTCTCAACAGACCACATTATAA